One Terriglobia bacterium DNA segment encodes these proteins:
- a CDS encoding c-type cytochrome, with the protein MPMASWAEGGADTFKAKCVMCHGADGKGKMAGTKDLGSAEVQKQSDADLTAVITKGKAPKMPAFDGKLTADQIKAVVAYIRTLKK; encoded by the coding sequence ATGCCGATGGCCTCCTGGGCCGAAGGCGGCGCGGACACCTTCAAGGCGAAATGCGTGATGTGCCACGGCGCCGATGGCAAGGGCAAGATGGCCGGCACCAAGGACCTGGGCTCGGCGGAGGTGCAGAAGCAGAGCGACGCCGACCTGACCGCTGTCATCACCAAGGGCAAGGCCCCGAAGATGCCGGCTTTCGACGGCAAGCTCACGGCCGACCAGATCAAGGCAGTGGTGGCCTACATCCGGACGCTCAAGAAATAA